In Phlebotomus papatasi isolate M1 chromosome 1, Ppap_2.1, whole genome shotgun sequence, the following proteins share a genomic window:
- the LOC129800011 gene encoding exosome complex component RRP4 — protein MSTNVQIRLARDRVDNELLSSDKTPRLYTPGEVITAQHGYMRGHGTYMEGDDIKASVAGVMEKVNKLICIKPLKSRYVGEIGDVVVARVTEVQQKRWKVDTNARLDSVLLLSSVNLPGGELRRRGVEDEQMMRKYLQEGDLISAEVQSIYQDGSLSLHTRSLKYGKLSQGVLVKVFPSLVKRCKTHFHNLACGATVILGNNGFIWIAPTSAAEGEDDGGFNQNLQEAVSKTDREVIARLRNVINALASSKLMLYDTSIQYAFEASLKYEVHELLSQEAMFDVAFLTQHRLKLHED, from the exons atgTCCACAAATGTTCAGATTCGTCTGGCCAGGGATAGAGTTGACAATGAGCTGTTATCTAGTGATAAGACTCCTCGACTCTACACACCTGGAGAGGTGATAACAGCCCAACATGGATATATGAG AGGTCATGGGACTTATATGGAAGGGGATGACATCAAAGCCTCGGTGGCTGGTGTTATGGAAAAAGTCAATAAGTTGATTTGCATAAAACCCTTGAAAAGCCGGTATGTGGGAGAGATTGGAGATGTTGTTGTGGCCAGAGTCACGGAAGTTCAGCAGAAACGTTGGAAAGTGGATACAAATGCTCGACTGGACTCTGTGTTGCTGCTGTCTTCGGTAAATCTTCCAGGAGGTGAACTCCGGCGACGTGGAGTTGAGGATGAACAAATGATGAGGAAGTATCTGCAGGAGGGTGATCTCATTTCGGCCGAAGTTCAGAGCATTTACCAGGATGGGAGTTTGTCATTGCATACGAGGAGTCTCAAGTATGGCAAACTGTCTCAAGGGGTTCTTGTGAAGGTATTTCCATCGTTGGTTAAACGTTGCAAGACTCACTTCCACAATCTCGCCTGTGGAGCTACAGTGATCCTGGGAAATAACGGATTCATCTGGATAGCTCCCACATCGGCTGCCGAGGGGGAAGATGATGGGGGATTTAATCAAAATCTTCAGGAAGCTGTAAGTAAGACTGATAGGGAAGTTATTGCACGACTCAGGAATGTCATCAATGCTCTGGCCAGTTCCAAGTTAATGCTCTATGATACGAGTATCCAGTATGCCTTCGAGGCATCCCTCAAGTATGAAGTTCACGAACTACTCAGCCAAGAAGCAATGTTCGATGTTGCCTTCCTCACGCAACATCGTCTCAAACTTCATGAAGATTGA
- the LOC129800005 gene encoding galactokinase-like: MVTVVASFENLLDTAQDVFQRQFKTSPDVIACAPGRVNLIGEHIDYNDGFVLPMALPMVTLILGARNTTDSQVNLVTCCEGVDEPRRCSFDSTNVSKGTPQWANYVKGVCHHFPHKIPGFNAVIVTNVPVGGGLSSSAALEVATITFLEGITGHRVASGAGKAIICQQAEHTFAGMPCGIMDQLISVMGREKHALLIDCQNVSVQQIPLMSDELVLLICNSNVKHELSSSEYPTRRRQCTEALAAMGLSSYRDAKSPECLKAIKDPVLLKRARHVVTEIKRTQEAAEALSRKDFSTMGRLMTQSHKSLREDFEVSCPELDLLVDTAVTCEGVLGSRMTGGGFGGCTVTLVKKSNVQSVIDRIAEVYCTSGGSPTFYLATPSTGARLVSS, translated from the exons ATGGTTACAGTGGTGGCTTCTTTTGAGAATCTCCTGGACACAGCTCAGGATGTCTTTCAGAGGCAATTTAAGACATCTCCGGATGTTATAGCTTGTGCTCCTGGACGAGTTAATTTGATAGGAGAGCATATCGACTACAATGATGGTTTTGTTCTGCCCATG GCCCTTCCTATGGTCACTTTGATTCTCGGAGCGAGAAATACCACGGATTCCCAGGTGAATCTTGTGACGTGTTGCGAGGGTGTCGATGAGCCACGTCGGTGCTCTTTTGACAGTACTAACGTGTCCAAGGGGACTCCTCAGTGGGCCAATTACGTTAAAGGGGTCTGCCATCATTTCCCGCACAAAATTCCCGGATTCAATGCGGTGATTGTGACAAATGTTCCAGTGGGTGGTGGCTTGTCCAGTAGTGCAGCTCTTGAAGTGGCCACAATCACCTTCCTGGAAGGTATTACGGGACACCGTGTGGCATCTGGAGCCGGCAAGGCGATCATTTGTCAGCAGGCAGAGCATACATTTGCCGGAATGCCATGTGGTATCATGGATCAATTGATTTCTGTCATGGGCAGGGAGAAACATGCCCTCCTAATTGACTGCCA GAATGTCTCAGTGCAGCAGATACCCCTGATGAGTGATGAACTCGTTCTCCTCATTTGCAATTCCAATGTAAAGCATGAATTGTCCTCGAGTGAGTATCCAACAAGGCGAAGACAATGCACTGAGGCACTAGCCGCTATGGGGCTGTCCAGCTATCGAGATGCCAAATCTCCAGAGTGTCTCAAAG CCATCAAGGATCCAGTTCTCCTGAAGAGAGCTAGACATGTCGTCACAGAGATTAAACGTACTCAAGAAGCCGCTGAAGCTCTATCAAGAAAAGACTTTAGCACAATGGGGCGCCTAATGACGCAATCCCACAAATCTCTGAGAGAGGATTTTGAGGTTTCCTGCCCAGAGTTGGATCTTCTTGTAGACACTGCCGTCACTTGCGAGGGTGTTTTGGGTTCTAGGATGACTGGAGGGGGTTTTGGAGGATGTACTGTCACTCTGGTGAAGAAATCAAATGTTCAGAGTGTGATTGATCGTATTGCAGAAGTTTATTGCACATCCGGTGGTTCCCCAACCTTCTATCTAGCAACACCAAGTACTGGCGCCCGTTTGGTATCATCATGA